In a single window of the Candidatus Deferrimicrobiaceae bacterium genome:
- a CDS encoding segregation/condensation protein A → MTPLSAPPDEAVPVDPTQIAVEPEAHPKLPGAEEWSSTVAGIPLKLEVFEGPLDLLLHLVRKDKLDVNDIPISLITEQYLAYLDVMKSLNLDIASEFLVMASTLIYIKSRSLLPRQEGELEPEDDPEILQAELQRRLTEYEKFKEAAARLGGRPLLGREVFARDFVGEEPLEEELTMTELSLADLITAFKDVLGRIPTKDVHKVFVDRLSTADAIAFLLDRLKEDGTIRFERLLEEFTTRNEIVSFFLAILELVKERTVKVFQANPMGFITIVPAVTEGEDDQESETTDPD, encoded by the coding sequence ATGACGCCATTGTCCGCCCCCCCCGACGAGGCGGTCCCGGTCGATCCGACCCAAATCGCCGTCGAACCCGAAGCCCACCCGAAGCTTCCGGGCGCCGAGGAATGGTCATCGACCGTCGCGGGCATCCCGCTCAAGCTTGAGGTGTTCGAGGGGCCGCTCGACCTGCTGCTGCACCTCGTCCGCAAAGACAAGCTCGACGTCAACGACATCCCCATCTCGCTGATCACCGAGCAGTATCTCGCCTACCTCGACGTGATGAAGTCGCTCAACCTCGACATCGCGAGCGAATTCCTCGTGATGGCGTCCACTCTCATCTATATCAAGTCGCGGTCGCTGCTGCCGCGCCAGGAGGGCGAACTCGAGCCCGAGGACGATCCCGAGATCCTGCAGGCCGAGCTGCAGCGGCGGCTGACCGAATACGAAAAGTTCAAGGAAGCGGCGGCCAGGCTGGGCGGACGTCCGCTGCTGGGACGCGAGGTCTTCGCACGCGACTTCGTCGGCGAGGAGCCGCTCGAGGAAGAGCTGACGATGACCGAGCTGTCGCTGGCCGACCTCATCACGGCGTTCAAGGACGTGCTGGGGCGCATCCCGACCAAGGATGTCCACAAGGTGTTCGTCGACCGGCTCTCGACCGCCGATGCCATCGCTTTCCTGCTCGACCGCCTGAAGGAAGACGGCACCATCCGGTTCGAGCGGCTGCTCGAGGAGTTCACCACGCGCAACGAGATCGTCTCGTTCTTCCTCGCCATTCTCGAGCTGGTGAAGGAGCGCACCGTCAAGGTGTTCCAGGCGAACCCGATGGGTTTCATCACGATCGTGCCCGCAGTGACCGAGGGAGAAGATGACCAAGAATCCGAAACGACCGACCCCGACTGA
- the scpB gene encoding SMC-Scp complex subunit ScpB: MTKNPKRPTPTDALPEEPFPLDEESALAEPMASDGADAGEGEGEGEAAESVVLLAESDLAGLAGGDAPREEADETLPEVAEEGRGAAEPIDIARSAAIVESLMLISAQPLSYDRIGKILGGFTRADVRAVVDALKARYSPASSGIVVEEINRAIQFRTNPANQEYVRKMFDVKPVRFSRAALETLAIIAYRQPITRQEMEEIRGVDCAGALKTLMERRLVRVMGKKNVAGKPFIFGTTREFMEVFGLGTMSDLPSLREIEDYLSSKSEEPQLPELPFPMDEKREAAELADALDQSRRNAETLDEMRGASGVAAEDVLEEAAMSRVGDLDDGIDELAEIEAAESEDSELSDETDPPRAGEGEPNGD, encoded by the coding sequence ATGACCAAGAATCCGAAACGACCGACCCCGACTGACGCACTTCCCGAGGAGCCGTTCCCGCTCGACGAAGAAAGCGCGTTGGCCGAGCCGATGGCTTCCGACGGCGCAGACGCGGGCGAGGGAGAGGGCGAGGGAGAGGCGGCCGAGTCCGTCGTACTCCTTGCCGAATCCGACCTGGCCGGGCTCGCCGGAGGCGATGCGCCGCGCGAAGAGGCCGACGAGACGCTTCCCGAAGTCGCCGAGGAGGGCAGGGGGGCGGCCGAGCCGATCGATATCGCCCGTTCCGCGGCCATCGTCGAGAGTCTCATGCTGATCAGCGCCCAGCCGCTGTCCTACGATCGGATCGGCAAGATCCTGGGCGGCTTTACGCGCGCCGACGTCCGCGCGGTTGTCGACGCGCTCAAGGCCAGGTATTCGCCCGCAAGCTCGGGAATCGTCGTCGAGGAGATCAACCGGGCCATCCAGTTCCGCACCAACCCGGCCAACCAGGAGTATGTCCGCAAGATGTTCGACGTCAAGCCGGTCCGCTTCTCGCGCGCCGCGCTCGAGACGCTGGCGATCATCGCCTACCGGCAGCCGATCACGCGCCAGGAGATGGAAGAGATCCGCGGCGTCGATTGCGCGGGGGCGCTCAAGACGCTGATGGAGCGGCGGCTCGTTCGCGTGATGGGCAAGAAAAACGTCGCGGGCAAGCCGTTCATTTTCGGAACCACGCGCGAATTCATGGAAGTGTTCGGCCTGGGCACCATGTCCGACCTGCCGTCGCTGCGCGAGATCGAGGACTATCTCTCCAGCAAATCCGAAGAGCCGCAGCTGCCCGAGCTTCCCTTCCCGATGGACGAGAAGCGGGAAGCGGCCGAGCTGGCCGATGCGCTCGATCAGTCGCGCCGCAACGCCGAAACGCTCGACGAGATGCGCGGGGCCTCCGGCGTGGCGGCCGAGGATGTGCTCGAAGAGGCCGCCATGAGCCGGGTCGGCGATCTGGACGACGGCATCGACGAGCTGGCCGAGATCGAGGCGGCCGAATCAGAGGACAGCGAACTGTCAGACGAGACCGACCCGCCGAGGGCGGGCGAAGGGGAGCCGAATGGCGACTGA
- a CDS encoding pseudouridine synthase — protein sequence MATEERLNKYIVLAAGVSRRAADEMIRAGRVTVNGKLSTDPGMLWVPGRDEVRLDGRMLVPVSDEKIYVMLHKPDNVMTTMKDKEGRDTVASMVGALSTRIFPVGRLDYHTTGLLLLTNDGDLAFKLTHPRFGVEKTYIAKVMGVPNRASLNVLRKGMEIDGETTNPAYITFIEHREGKAWVSIKIAEGRYHQVRKMFDAIGHRVMKLRRVAVGTLELGGLDTGEWRYLTGKEVRELQAYVEERAKEAKLAGPPVKRAAHVKRVETMGEKARLLQKATAPKKAKPKAAEAVDEAPDKKKKAKPRKAAGPVKGMKAGTFGKPKPSSRKPAKGAPRKGSASGSARGCARGSARGSAAKPRRGSGPAKGPSAPRKRRSSND from the coding sequence ATGGCGACTGAAGAACGGCTCAACAAATACATCGTCCTGGCGGCGGGGGTATCGCGGCGTGCCGCAGACGAAATGATCCGCGCGGGTCGCGTGACCGTCAACGGCAAGCTGTCGACCGACCCGGGCATGCTTTGGGTCCCGGGGCGCGACGAGGTGCGGCTCGACGGCCGCATGCTGGTCCCGGTCTCCGACGAGAAGATCTATGTCATGCTCCACAAGCCCGACAACGTGATGACCACGATGAAGGACAAGGAGGGGCGGGATACCGTCGCCTCGATGGTCGGCGCGCTCTCGACCCGCATCTTCCCCGTGGGGCGACTCGACTACCACACGACCGGGCTTCTGCTGCTGACCAACGACGGCGACCTGGCGTTCAAGCTGACCCACCCGCGCTTCGGTGTCGAGAAGACGTACATCGCCAAGGTCATGGGGGTGCCCAACAGGGCCAGCCTCAACGTGCTGCGGAAGGGAATGGAGATCGACGGAGAGACGACCAACCCGGCGTACATCACCTTCATCGAGCATCGCGAGGGGAAGGCATGGGTCTCCATCAAGATCGCCGAGGGCCGTTACCACCAGGTGCGCAAGATGTTCGACGCGATCGGCCACCGGGTAATGAAGCTGCGCCGCGTGGCGGTCGGCACGCTCGAGCTGGGCGGCCTCGATACGGGCGAGTGGCGCTACCTGACCGGCAAGGAAGTCCGCGAGCTGCAGGCCTACGTGGAAGAGCGCGCGAAGGAAGCGAAGCTCGCCGGGCCGCCGGTCAAGCGTGCGGCGCATGTCAAGCGGGTCGAGACCATGGGCGAAAAGGCCCGCCTGCTCCAGAAGGCGACGGCCCCCAAGAAGGCGAAGCCCAAGGCCGCCGAGGCAGTCGACGAGGCGCCGGATAAAAAGAAGAAGGCCAAGCCGCGCAAGGCCGCAGGCCCGGTCAAGGGAATGAAGGCCGGCACGTTCGGCAAGCCGAAGCCGTCGTCGCGCAAGCCTGCTAAAGGCGCTCCGCGAAAGGGGAGCGCATCCGGAAGCGCCCGCGGCTGTGCCCGCGGCAGTGCCCGCGGCAGTGCTGCCAAGCCCAGGCGTGGTTCCGGTCCGGCCAAAGGGCCGTCCGCGCCCCGCAAACGGCGCTCATCGAACGACTGA